A single region of the Pseudorhodoplanes sp. genome encodes:
- the mraY gene encoding phospho-N-acetylmuramoyl-pentapeptide-transferase, with product MLYWLVDLSDKFSALNVFRYITFRTGGAMITSALFVFIAGSPIIDWLRMRQGRGQPIRADGPQSHLKTKIGTPTMGGLMILFGVTMATVLWANPSNRYVWIVLGVTLCFGAIGFYDDLLKVRKQKSDTGFTGRMRLSLEAIVAIAACVAIAQLARPPFGTSLVFPFLKDFVVNMGWFYVIFGAFIIIGAGNAVNLTDGLDGLAIVPVMIAAMSFGMIAYLSGNVVFADYLQIHYVAGSGELAVLCGAVVGAGLGFLWFNAPPASIFMGDTGSLAMGGMIGTIAVATKHEIALAIIGGLFVLEAVSVIVQVVSFKLTGRRVFEMAPIHHHYEKKGWTEPQIVIRFWIISIVLALIGLSTLKLR from the coding sequence ATGCTTTATTGGCTGGTCGATCTGTCGGACAAATTTTCGGCCCTGAACGTTTTCCGTTACATCACCTTCCGTACCGGCGGCGCGATGATCACGTCGGCACTGTTCGTCTTCATTGCCGGTTCGCCGATCATCGACTGGCTGCGCATGCGCCAGGGTCGCGGTCAACCGATTCGCGCCGATGGTCCTCAATCGCATCTGAAGACGAAGATCGGCACGCCGACCATGGGCGGTCTGATGATCCTCTTCGGTGTGACCATGGCGACCGTATTGTGGGCCAATCCGTCCAACCGCTATGTCTGGATCGTGCTCGGCGTCACATTATGCTTCGGCGCCATTGGTTTTTATGATGATCTGCTGAAAGTCCGGAAGCAGAAGAGCGACACCGGCTTCACCGGCCGCATGCGGCTTTCGTTGGAAGCGATCGTGGCCATTGCCGCGTGCGTCGCCATCGCGCAGCTCGCGCGCCCGCCCTTCGGAACATCGCTGGTCTTTCCGTTCCTGAAAGACTTCGTGGTCAATATGGGCTGGTTCTATGTCATTTTCGGCGCCTTCATCATCATCGGCGCCGGCAATGCGGTGAACCTCACCGACGGTCTCGACGGCCTCGCCATCGTGCCGGTGATGATCGCGGCCATGTCCTTCGGCATGATCGCCTATCTCTCCGGCAACGTCGTCTTCGCCGACTATCTGCAGATTCACTATGTCGCTGGCTCCGGCGAATTGGCGGTGCTGTGCGGCGCGGTGGTCGGCGCGGGCCTTGGCTTTCTCTGGTTCAACGCGCCGCCGGCCTCGATCTTCATGGGCGACACCGGCTCGCTGGCGATGGGCGGGATGATCGGCACCATTGCGGTTGCCACCAAGCACGAGATCGCGCTCGCCATCATCGGCGGGCTGTTCGTGCTCGAGGCGGTGTCGGTGATCGTGCAGGTGGTGTCATTCAAACTGACCGGTCGGCGCGTCTTTGAAATGGCGCCGATCCACCATCATTACGAGAAGAAGGGCTGGACCGAGCCGCAGATTGTGATCCGCTTCTGGATCATTTCCATCGTGCTGGCGCTGATCGGCCTGTCGACGCTGAAATTGCGCTGA
- the murD gene encoding UDP-N-acetylmuramoyl-L-alanine--D-glutamate ligase gives MTPVTSFKGRRVAVFGLGSSGLSSAKALMAGGADVLVWDDSEKSREAASRESIPVGDLKDADWKRFDGLVLAPGVPLTHPEPHWTVKRAQQHNVEVIGDVELYFRERAALAPAAPFVAITGTNGKSTTTALIAHVLKSAGRDVQVGGNLGTPILALDPPSDDRFHVIEMSSYQIDLTPSLNPTIGIMLNVTPDHLDRHGTMERYAFIKSRVPGRAKFPVIGIDDDYGREMARNLAATGKGVIRISTKDMPAQGYLAGETHIYRVVGADAEEVADLAGIGSLRGMHNAQNAMAAVAACTALGLDDERIRKGLQSFPGLAHRMEEVGREGNVLFVNDSKATNADSAAKALGSFSNIYWIAGGKPKEGGIAPLAEFFPRVRKAYLIGEAAQDFAETLAGKVPFEIVETLDRAVPQAAADAAKDGGEAVVLLSPACASFDQYRNFEVRGDAFRELVKALPGLVP, from the coding sequence ATGACACCGGTCACCTCATTCAAAGGCAGGCGCGTTGCCGTGTTTGGCCTCGGCTCCTCCGGCTTGTCCTCGGCGAAAGCGCTGATGGCGGGCGGCGCCGATGTGCTCGTGTGGGACGATTCCGAAAAAAGCCGCGAAGCGGCGTCGCGCGAGAGCATTCCCGTTGGCGATCTGAAGGATGCCGACTGGAAGAGATTCGACGGGCTCGTTCTCGCACCGGGCGTGCCGCTCACGCATCCGGAGCCACACTGGACCGTCAAGCGCGCGCAGCAGCACAATGTCGAGGTCATCGGCGATGTGGAACTGTATTTCCGCGAGCGCGCGGCGCTGGCGCCGGCGGCGCCATTTGTCGCGATCACCGGCACTAACGGCAAATCCACCACCACCGCGCTGATCGCGCATGTTCTCAAAAGCGCCGGCCGTGACGTGCAGGTCGGCGGCAATCTCGGCACGCCGATCCTGGCGCTGGACCCGCCGAGTGACGATCGCTTTCATGTGATCGAGATGTCATCCTACCAGATCGACCTGACGCCGTCGCTCAACCCGACGATCGGCATCATGCTCAACGTCACGCCCGATCATCTCGACCGGCATGGCACCATGGAGCGTTACGCCTTCATCAAGTCGCGCGTGCCCGGCCGCGCAAAATTTCCGGTGATCGGCATCGACGACGATTATGGGCGAGAGATGGCGCGTAACCTCGCAGCGACCGGCAAGGGCGTGATCCGGATTTCGACAAAGGACATGCCCGCGCAGGGCTATCTCGCGGGCGAGACGCACATCTATCGCGTCGTCGGTGCGGATGCAGAAGAAGTCGCGGATCTCGCCGGCATCGGCTCGCTGCGCGGGATGCACAACGCGCAGAACGCGATGGCCGCGGTCGCGGCCTGCACGGCGCTTGGCCTCGACGACGAGCGCATCCGGAAAGGTCTGCAGTCCTTCCCCGGTCTTGCCCATCGCATGGAAGAGGTCGGCCGCGAGGGCAATGTGCTCTTTGTCAACGATTCGAAAGCGACCAATGCCGATTCCGCCGCCAAGGCGCTCGGCTCCTTCAGCAACATCTATTGGATCGCGGGCGGCAAGCCGAAGGAGGGCGGCATCGCGCCGCTCGCCGAATTCTTCCCGCGCGTCCGCAAGGCCTATCTGATCGGCGAGGCGGCGCAGGACTTTGCAGAAACGCTGGCCGGCAAGGTGCCGTTCGAAATTGTCGAGACCCTGGACCGCGCCGTGCCGCAGGCCGCAGCGGATGCCGCGAAGGATGGCGGCGAGGCGGTGGTACTGCTGTCGCCGGCCTGCGCCTCGTTCGATCAATACCGCAATTTCGAAGTGCGCGGCGACGCCTTCCGTGAATTGGTGAAGGCGTTGCCGGGGCTGGTCCCCTAG